TCAAAAAAACGAAGTAGACTTAGGAATCGATAGTCTTGTGGAGAGCGTGAATTACTATCGTGCAATCAATGAGCTCAAACAAGCAGATAACAGTCTAAGCGTTCTTTTTGAATTCTATGTGTCACAGAAAAAAAATCTTCCTTTAGGTATACTCCAAAAATTGGTAAACGTGTATAATGGAAGTAATCTTAGATCCAAACAGGAGGTATAGGTCATGAAGAAATGGATATTGTCTTTGTGTATGTTAACCGCCTTCATTACAATGCCAGTTTTAGTAGAACAACCAGCCAAGCAATCCAATCCCATTATACAATATGGTTGGCCGGAGCCTTGGTAATCATCTGAACAATACGATCAATGCCCTCCAATTGGAGGGCATTTGTTATTCGTCTGATCGACCAAATCGTAATCTAGCTGACTACCATTGGCTGTGTCCCGTGCGGACTGGCTATGGTAGTTTTTTTATGCTTTCGCACACAATGGGCGCATGTGCCATAGGCTGATGGTAGCTTTTTTGCTGAGGTGATACACATGAGACGCCCGGATAATCAGCCAGATTTTATCGGTGCCCTTCTAAGTATGTTCCTTGGAGTCGTCCTATCATTCGAGGCCTATCGTCTGGAGGCATTTTCGACGTCCTTGTACGTAGGGGATCACACGCTGCCTTCGATTCTTGGCTTTTTGCTTTTCATGCTCGGAGGTGTGCTGCTTATCCAATCATTCCGTGTGACGGAGGAAGCCTCTTCTCCACATTCCGGACCGCTGCTTCCTGGAAAAAGGCTGCGCGTGCTGCTTTGTTTTTTATTCCTGTTGCTGTATGTCTGGCTGCTCGGCGCGATTGGCTACACAATAGCTACGCTTTTTGTCTCCTTTGTATTTTTTATCCTGATCGGCAGCTACAGGTGGCGTACGTCCATCGTGTACTCCTTCCTTTTGACTGGGGGGCTGTATGTGGTCTTCATCTACTCGCTGCATATCACGCTGCCTGGAGGAGATTTGTTTTAGAGCAAGCAAGATAAGGAGGTGCTGATCATCGAGACGTTCCAACTTTTACTGGCTGGTTTTGCTTCAGCCCTCACCCCGGAGCATCTGCTCATGGCAGCACTCGGCGCTCTTATTGGCACCTTTGTAGGCGTATTGCCCGGTCTCGGTCCCACTTCTGCCATCGCGATTCTGCTTCCGGTGACAGCCGGACTGGAGCCGACACAAGGCATGATCATGCTGGCAGGTATTTATTACGGTGCCATGTACGGTGGCTCGACGACAGCGATTCTGCTGAATATCCCGGGGGAGCTATCGTCAGTTCCCACGTGTCTGGATGGCTATCCGCTCGCGAAAAAAGGGAGAGGTGGGCCAGCATTGGGGATATCCGCACTGGCTTCGTTTGGTGCAGGGGTACTCGGGGTAATCGGACTCGTCTTTTTCGCTCCGATTTTGGCAGATCAAGCGTTAAAATTCGGACCGCCTGAATATTTTGCGCTGATGATTTTGGCTCTCACGCTAATGGTCAGTCTGTCAGGAGGATCATTGATCAAATCGTTTTTGATGGGGGCATTCGGCTATACGCTCGCTCTAGTTGGGCTGGGACCATCCTCAGGAATGCCGCGCTTTGATTACGGCGTCCCCGCATTGGTCGGCGGTTTTGACATGATTAGTATCATCATCGGGTTGTTTGCGATAACAGAAGTCCTCAAAGGGATTGATGAAAAACGTACAGCTACCTTGATTGGCAAGCCAGGCAGTGTCTACCCGAAAAAGGAAGACTTAAGAGTGAGTGCTGGACCTATGCTAAGGGGCGGAATTGTCGGCTTTTTTCTTGGATTGCTGCCGGGCTGTTCGGCTGCGATCACGTCGTTTTTGGCGTACGATATGGAGAAAAAGCTATCGAAGCATCCCGAGAAGTTCGGTCAGGGAACGATCGAAGGGGTGGCGGCACCAGAAGCAGCGAACAATGCGACGAGCAGTGCGGGCTTCATCCCGCTGTTTTCGCTCGGGATTCCTTCCTCACCGCCACTGGCGATTTTGTTGGCAGGCTTGATGATCTACGGATTGACGCCAGGCCCAGTTCTGTTTGAACAAAATGCGAGCTTTGTCTGGACGGTTATTGCCTCGATGTTCGTGGGAAATGCGATGCTTCTCGTGCTGAACCTCCCGCTGGTATGGGTGTGGGTCAAATTGACGAGAGTTCCATATGGCATCATGGCTCCAATCATCCTGATGTTCTGCACGATTGGGGCATATAGTGTGCGGAACAGCATGTTTGATGTGTGGGTAGCGTTTCTGTTTGGCGGACTTGGGTATGTTTTTTCCAAATATAAAT
The window above is part of the Brevibacillus antibioticus genome. Proteins encoded here:
- a CDS encoding tripartite tricarboxylate transporter TctB family protein, whose product is MRRPDNQPDFIGALLSMFLGVVLSFEAYRLEAFSTSLYVGDHTLPSILGFLLFMLGGVLLIQSFRVTEEASSPHSGPLLPGKRLRVLLCFLFLLLYVWLLGAIGYTIATLFVSFVFFILIGSYRWRTSIVYSFLLTGGLYVVFIYSLHITLPGGDLF
- a CDS encoding tripartite tricarboxylate transporter permease, with protein sequence MLIIETFQLLLAGFASALTPEHLLMAALGALIGTFVGVLPGLGPTSAIAILLPVTAGLEPTQGMIMLAGIYYGAMYGGSTTAILLNIPGELSSVPTCLDGYPLAKKGRGGPALGISALASFGAGVLGVIGLVFFAPILADQALKFGPPEYFALMILALTLMVSLSGGSLIKSFLMGAFGYTLALVGLGPSSGMPRFDYGVPALVGGFDMISIIIGLFAITEVLKGIDEKRTATLIGKPGSVYPKKEDLRVSAGPMLRGGIVGFFLGLLPGCSAAITSFLAYDMEKKLSKHPEKFGQGTIEGVAAPEAANNATSSAGFIPLFSLGIPSSPPLAILLAGLMIYGLTPGPVLFEQNASFVWTVIASMFVGNAMLLVLNLPLVWVWVKLTRVPYGIMAPIILMFCTIGAYSVRNSMFDVWVAFLFGGLGYVFSKYKWPVVPLVLCFILGPLLEESFIQTMAMGSGDLSIVLFRPFSLTILLAAGALLVISMILNRRTQQRLKEERDRGVDVA